One Desertifilum tharense IPPAS B-1220 genomic window, GCGCACCACCCGCGCATCGGCATATTCACCAAACAAAGCTAACTGAGGCGGACAGTAGCCAATCTCCTCAACCAACTCCCGCCTGAGAGCAACTTCCGGGGTTTCTCCCGGTTCCAAATGGCCGCCAAATAGCCCCCAATGGCCCGGATAGAGAATGCCCGGAATATCATCGCGCAACTGCATCAAAAAGCGATCGCCCTGATGCAAAATTGCGATCGCCACCACCACCAACTCCGTCTCGCTCATTAGCTGTTCAACCGTTCCATCTCTTCAACATACACCTCGCCAATTTCCTGGCCTTCCACGGCTATGCTCTTAAATTGCAGCTTTCCGCGTACCGTAATCTCCTCGCCGATTTGAGGCATTGCTCCCTGCGTCCAAATATTAATCCGACCGCTCGCATCCTCAATACTATAAACGCGAGCATCCAGCAACGGCACTTGCTGCACCACCTTACCGCGCACGTAAACCGTCGCCCCCGATCGCGAGCGGCCCTGCAATTCGCTAATATTTGTAACATTTGCAGGCACGCCCAACAAATTCATATTCATCCCCGACTGAGCCACCGGAGAACAGCCCAAAAGCCCAACCAGCAAACCACCAACCGCAACAGACTTTGCCCAAAAATTGACTTGCATACGCTTCGTCTTCCTGCATCTACCAGTCATCACAAACCGAGTGTAACTAAACTTCGCGCAATCGATCCGCAATCCGATTCCCAGGTATGCCCCAGGATGCAAAACTAGATTAAGTGGATCGCGCATCTTCCGTTTGTCAGTTGTCCTTCGATCCACAACTTCCCCCATCGGGAAAATGACTCCCTTTAAGCGCAAATTGAGCAATGAGCCAAACAGCCCAATTGTTAGACGGTAAAACCCTTGCCCAGAAAATGCAAGCCGAACTGCGATCGCGCATCCAAAGCCTGCAAGCTGAGATTGGTAGAAAACCAGGCCTAGCCGTACTAATGGTCGGCGATAACCCCGCCAGCGCCGTTTACGTCCGCAACAAAGAAAAAGCCTGCGAACAAATTGGCATGGCCTCCTTCGGCCAGCACTTTGGCGCAAACACCACCCAAGCCGAACTCGAAGCCGCCATCGATCGCCTCAACGAAGACCCCAACGTTGACGGTATTTTAATTCAACTGCCCCTCCCCGACCATCTAGACGCCGTTCCCCTGCTGCATCGCATCCACCCCGACAAAGACGCAGACGGCCTCCACCCCCTCAACCTGGGGAAACTCGTGCGCGGCGAACCGGGTTTGCGAAGCTGCACCCCCGCAGGCGTCATGCGACTGCTAGAAGAATATCAAATCGGCTTAAGCGGCAAACAAGCCGTCGTCATCGGTCGCAGTATCCTAGTGGGGAAACCCATCGCCCTGA contains:
- a CDS encoding NUDIX hydrolase — encoded protein: MSETELVVVAIAILHQGDRFLMQLRDDIPGILYPGHWGLFGGHLEPGETPEVALRRELVEEIGYCPPQLALFGEYADARVVRYVFQGALEVGLEALVLGEGWDFALLTVEEIQKGDRFSPKAGVRPLGTPHQRILLDFIAQNRSELARGGGCGF
- the folD gene encoding bifunctional methylenetetrahydrofolate dehydrogenase/methenyltetrahydrofolate cyclohydrolase FolD, with product MSQTAQLLDGKTLAQKMQAELRSRIQSLQAEIGRKPGLAVLMVGDNPASAVYVRNKEKACEQIGMASFGQHFGANTTQAELEAAIDRLNEDPNVDGILIQLPLPDHLDAVPLLHRIHPDKDADGLHPLNLGKLVRGEPGLRSCTPAGVMRLLEEYQIGLSGKQAVVIGRSILVGKPIALMLLAEDATVTMAHSRTQNLSGITSEADILIVAAGRPELVTAEMVKPGAVVVDVGINRVTSADGKSRLVGDVHFDSVQQVAQFITPVPGGIGPMTVTMLLHNTVWSYAHREGKTHT